In the Scyliorhinus canicula chromosome 23, sScyCan1.1, whole genome shotgun sequence genome, one interval contains:
- the LOC119956639 gene encoding chondroadherin-like, with product MDPGVDSLTRSPSSANMPFFGILLCSVTLMQRCTLAVNSVSLSADIQCPNGCVCQLYHRINCANISLGDLPTQLPEVTTELQFTAGHLPIIPADSFLNLSHLMALHLSGNNIRQVKPGAFNGLSQLQYLHLNNNSIEALEIGVFREVTTVTYLHLENNLIANLMPGSQSSFTHQAFCLARL from the coding sequence AACATGCCATTCTTTGGGATCCTCCTGTGCTCGGTGACCCTGATGCAGCGCTGTACCCTGGCAGTGAACTCAGTTTCCCTTTCAGCGGACATCCAGTGTCCAAACGGCTGTGTGTGCCAACTGTACCATCGCATCAACTGTGCCAACATCAGCCTTGGTGACCTTCCCACTCAGCTACCCGAGGTCACCACGGAGCTGCAGTTCACCGCTGGTCACCTGCCCATCATCCCGGCGGattccttcctcaacctgagccACCTGATGGCTCTGCACCTGAGCGGCAACAACATCCGGCAGGTCAAGCCGGGTGCCTTCAATGGACTGAGCCAGCTGCAGTATCTCCATCTCAACAACAACAGCATTGAGGCGCTGGAGATTGGGGTTTTCAGGGAGGTAACCACTGTGACGTACCTACACCTGGAAAACAACCTCATCGCCAACTTAATGCCAGGTAGCCAAAGCTCTTTTACCCATCAAGCATTTTGCCTAGCAAGGTTGTAA